From Wolbachia endosymbiont (group A) of Longitarsus flavicornis, the proteins below share one genomic window:
- a CDS encoding GPW/gp25 family protein — MRGMDVNTGKELEGLNHLKQSIVDILTTPIGSRIMRRDYGSRLLELVDRPINRDFSLEIYAAVAEALQKWETRFKLEKVKITEVKEGKVTLDLEGLYLPSGRNIRFDGVVV; from the coding sequence ATGCGAGGAATGGACGTTAATACTGGAAAAGAATTGGAAGGATTAAACCATCTAAAGCAATCGATAGTTGACATACTGACCACGCCGATAGGCAGCAGAATCATGCGTAGGGACTATGGATCGAGGTTACTTGAATTAGTAGATCGGCCAATAAATAGAGATTTTTCGTTAGAAATTTATGCAGCGGTAGCAGAAGCACTACAAAAGTGGGAAACAAGGTTCAAACTCGAGAAAGTAAAAATCACAGAAGTGAAAGAAGGAAAAGTAACGCTTGATCTAGAAGGATTATACTTACCAAGTGGAAGAAATATTCGCTTTGACGGGGTTGTGGTATAA
- a CDS encoding YhcG family protein, which yields MFFQNKNKPCAILTKSKIMNMDITTSLLGDVSNLIDRAKNHLSVQFNSTLVLLNWEIGSRIDQDILKHKRADYGKQIISQLAKELQMKYGRGFDRASLFRMVQFSKFFPDQEIVATLSQQLSWSHFVEIIAISDELKRNYYIEMCRIERWSVRALRSRIDTMLYERTALAKKPEDFIRQSIKQLREENTLAPEFIFHDPYFLNFVELPSSHSETDLENTILDELIKFLQEFGNDFCFITRQKRMSTDATDRYLDLLFFHRGLRRLVAIELKIGRFEPAYKGQMEWYLNWLDKNERKPDEEKPLGIILCADKDQEDIEYLELEGSNIHVAQYLTHLPPKEILEEKLRKAISIAREKYERLKVLRRK from the coding sequence TATTAGGAGACGTTAGTAATTTAATAGATAGAGCAAAGAATCATCTTTCTGTTCAATTCAATTCTACTCTAGTATTGTTAAACTGGGAAATTGGCTCCAGAATTGATCAAGATATCCTAAAGCACAAACGTGCAGATTATGGGAAGCAAATCATCTCCCAACTTGCAAAAGAACTTCAGATGAAATATGGACGTGGATTTGATAGAGCTTCATTATTTCGGATGGTGCAATTTTCCAAATTCTTTCCCGATCAAGAAATTGTCGCGACACTGTCACAACAATTGAGTTGGTCACATTTTGTAGAAATTATTGCAATTTCTGATGAGCTGAAGCGTAATTATTATATAGAAATGTGTCGTATTGAAAGATGGAGTGTTAGAGCACTACGTAGTAGAATCGATACCATGTTGTATGAACGTACAGCACTAGCAAAAAAGCCTGAGGACTTCATAAGACAAAGCATCAAACAGTTACGTGAAGAAAATACGTTAGCCCCCGAATTCATTTTTCACGATCCATACTTCCTTAACTTTGTGGAATTGCCATCAAGTCATAGTGAGACTGATCTAGAAAATACGATTTTGGATGAACTGATAAAATTTTTACAAGAGTTTGGTAATGATTTTTGCTTTATAACACGTCAAAAAAGGATGAGCACTGATGCAACTGATAGGTATTTAGACCTGCTATTTTTTCATAGAGGATTAAGACGTCTTGTTGCAATAGAACTAAAAATTGGTCGATTTGAACCAGCTTATAAAGGACAGATGGAATGGTACTTAAATTGGTTAGATAAAAATGAACGAAAACCAGATGAAGAAAAACCTCTAGGGATTATTTTATGTGCTGATAAGGATCAAGAAGATATAGAATACCTGGAGCTTGAAGGATCTAATATTCATGTTGCGCAGTATTTAACACATCTGCCTCCTAAGGAAATTCTTGAGGAGAAGTTGAGAAAAGCTATCTCTATAGCTCGTGAAAAATACGAACGACTTAAAGTACTAAGAAGAAAATGA